One window of the Conexibacter sp. SYSU D00693 genome contains the following:
- the gluQRS gene encoding tRNA glutamyl-Q(34) synthetase GluQRS — protein sequence MRPDGRFAPSPTGVLHLGNLRTALLAWLFARAQGARFLVRVEDLDRGRSRPEHEARQLADLAAIGLDWDGDVVRQSERAGLYDDALARLEGAGLLYPCWCTRAEIREAAGAPHGDLPEGAYPGTCLRLTGAERAAREAAGRPPALRVRAGSERVAFRDRLHGDQDGVVDDFVVRRNDGAIAYNLAVVVDDGAQGVGEVVRGDDLLSSTPRQLWLARELGLAQPAHAHVPLVLGEDGARLAKRHGAVTLADRAALGEDPAAVRARLAHSVGLADEGEQPSPEELVARFDPSTFRPPGSGPLPGL from the coding sequence GTGCGCCCCGACGGACGCTTCGCCCCCAGCCCCACCGGGGTGCTGCACCTGGGGAACCTCCGCACCGCCCTGCTGGCCTGGCTCTTCGCGCGGGCCCAGGGCGCCCGCTTCCTCGTGCGCGTCGAGGACCTCGACCGAGGCCGCTCGCGCCCCGAGCACGAGGCACGCCAGCTCGCCGACCTCGCCGCGATCGGCCTGGACTGGGACGGCGACGTCGTGCGCCAGTCCGAACGTGCCGGCCTCTACGACGACGCGCTCGCCCGGCTCGAGGGCGCCGGGCTGCTCTACCCCTGCTGGTGCACCCGCGCGGAGATCCGCGAGGCGGCCGGTGCGCCCCACGGCGACCTGCCCGAGGGGGCCTACCCGGGGACGTGCCTGCGCCTCACGGGCGCCGAGCGTGCGGCGCGCGAGGCGGCGGGGCGCCCTCCGGCGCTGCGCGTCCGCGCCGGCAGCGAGCGCGTCGCGTTCCGCGACCGCCTCCACGGCGACCAGGACGGCGTGGTCGACGACTTCGTCGTGCGCCGCAACGACGGCGCGATCGCCTACAACCTCGCGGTCGTCGTCGACGACGGAGCCCAGGGCGTCGGCGAGGTGGTGCGCGGCGACGACCTGCTGTCCTCCACCCCGCGCCAGCTCTGGCTCGCGCGGGAGCTGGGCCTTGCGCAGCCGGCGCACGCGCACGTCCCGCTCGTCCTCGGCGAGGACGGCGCGCGCCTGGCCAAGCGCCACGGCGCGGTGACGCTCGCCGACCGGGCCGCGCTCGGTGAGGACCCCGCCGCCGTCCGCGCGCGCCTCGCGCACTCCGTCGGCCTGGCCGACGAGGGCGAGCAGCCCTCCCCCGAGGAGCTCGTCGCCCGCTTCGACCCCAGCACGTTCCGGCCGCCCGGGTCGGGCCCGCTGCCGGGGCTGTAG